The genomic window CTCAAGGATGTGGCCCACCTCGCCCTCTCGCCGGACGGCTCCAAGCTCCTCTTCGAAGTCTCCTCCCAGGACCTGCGCAGGTCCACCCGGGCCACCCACGTGTGGATGGCCGATCTGCGCGGCGGTGCCGTGCGGCAGCTGACCTTCGCGGGCACGTCGGACACCTGGCCCCGCTGGTCGGCGGATGGCCGGTCCTTCACCTTCCTCTCCAACCGGGAGGAGGGCTCCCAGCTGTGGCGCCTGGACATGGCCGGCGGGGAGGCGAAGCAGGTCACCGCGTTCGGCCCGGGCATCGCGGACCCCCAGGTGGTGGGGAAGACCGTCTTCTTCCAGTCCACCGTCTTCCCGGAGGCCCTGGCGGACGAGGCCCGGAACAAGGCCATGGCCGAAAAGCTGGAGAAGGGGCCCGTGCAGGCCCACCTGGCCGACGGACTGCTCTACCGCCACTGGACCTCGTACCGGGACTTCCAGTACACCCACCTGTTCAAGGCCCCCGCCGACGGCGGGGCCGTGACGGCGCTCACCTCAGGCCCGCGGGATTTCCCGGGCTACGACCAGAGCTACGACGTCGCTCCCGACGGCCGGGAGGTCTGCGTGGCCACCCCCAACGGCCCGGAACCGGCCCGGTCCACCAACGTCGACCTCTTCCTCATCCGCCTGGACGGTGACCGCACGCCCCTCTGCATCACTGGCGCCAACCCCGCGGCCGACGGCGCCCCGCGCTATTCGCCGGACGGGCGCTGGATCGCCTACAAGTTCCAGAAGGTCCCCGGGTTCGAATCCGACCGCTTCCGACTCGGCGTCTACGACCGCTCCGCCAAGGCCTTCCGGAACCTCACCGAGGCCCTGGACAACCCCATCGAGGCCTTCCAGTGGTCGGCGGACGGCAGGTCCCTGTGGTTCACCGTCCAGGAGAAGGGCCGCTACCCCCTCTACCGCGTGGACCTTCCCTCCGGCCAGCCCGTGCGGGTGCTTGACGGCCAGAGCATCCGGGAGTTCGTGGTGGCCCCGGACCAGGCCTCGGTCCTGTTCGTGCGCAACCGCGTGGGCGAGGCCTCGGAGATCTGGCGCTGCCGCTTCCCCGGCAAGGAGCTGGCGAAGCTCACCTCCTTCAACGACGCCGTGGCGGCGGATCAGGTCTTCGGCGACTGAGACTCGCTCGCCCGGATTATCGAAGGACCGATCCGAAATTACCCGGCCCGGAACGTCCCGGCATAGGCATAATGGGGAAATTTCCCAGGAGGGCTCGTGGTTCCCAAGGAGAATCAGGTCGATGTCGCCTGGTCTTGACATATGTGACCCAATAGGTAACATTGGTCATCAAGCAACCGAAAGACCCCATGATCGGCATTTCCCGCCAGACGGACTACGCGGCGCGGCTCGTTCTACACCTGGCCTGCCTCGAGCCCGGAACCCGGGTCTCCATTCCGGAGATCGCCAGGACCCGCCTGCTGCCCGCCCCCTTCACCCGGAGGCTCATCGCCCTCCTCATCCAGGCGGGCATCCTTCAGACCACCCGGGGCACCCTCGGCGGCGTCAGCCTCGCCCGCCCCGCCTCGGAGATCTCCCTCCTGGACCTCCTGGAGGCCCTGGAGGGGGGCGTCGCGCTCAACGACTGCCTGAACGGGGGCGAACCCTGCGTCTTCGGTCCGGGGTGCACCGTTCAGCGCGCCTGGGGCCACGCCACCACCGTGCTGCCCTGAACCTCGACGTCAAGTACGCCAAGCTCGGCTCGGACGTGAAGCTCGCCGCGAACGGCGCCAAGGTCTCGGCCGTGCAGCTCGATCCCATGCTCATCGGCGTGGGCGTGGGCTACCGGTTCTAGGGGCTGCCGGCTAGCCAGGGGCTTCCTCGATACAGGATGAAGGGGGCAGTCCAAAGCAGAAAGATCCCCTTCCATCCCCTGGATCCGGTTCATCCCTGTTTCAGCAGGGCGAGTGCAGGATTGGGTCGGCAATAGCAGGTAGCTTGCGCGCCTTCTCATCCCTGGCTGGCCCTGCTGGAACAGGGATGAATCGGATTGAAGGGAAAGGGCAGGATAAGGCCTGGCGGGTTTGCCTGCAGGGCCCAGCCTACTCGGCGGGCCTGTCCTGCATGCGGATCAGTTCCTGGTAGTCCTCGGCCGTGAGGACGTTCCGCCAGTGGCCCGTGAGCATGGCCAGGCCCGTCACGGCCAGGAAGAGCCCCGCCACCAGCGCCGCGAACACCGCCCTGGGCACGGCCTTGCCGCCCGGGGCGCGCATCTCCAGCGTGTCCTTCACGGGGCAGGCCTCCACGCACCGGTAGCAGCCGGTGCACTCGTCGCTCCCCACCCGGGTGGCCTCGTGCACCTGGATCCGCGAGGGGCAGGCCTTCGTGCAGAGCTTGCAGTCGATGCAGGTGGCTTTGGACCGGGTGATGCGCAGCGGGCTCGCCAGGCTCAGCAGGCCCAGCAGGGCTCCGTAGGGGCAGAGGTAGCGGCACCAGACGTTCTTCACCGCCAGGGATAGGGCGGCCAGGACGAGCACGACCGCCAGGGCCGTGCCGGAGATGCGGGCGAAGAAGAGGTACATGCGCAGGTCCGCCGCCGCGTTGAAGGGGCTGTAGAGGAAGCCCTGCAGGGCGGGCCCGTCCATCTTCCAGGCGGCCCAGAGGAAAAAGAGCAGGACCAGGTACTTCAGGGAGCGCAGGGGGTAGTCCAGCCACCGGGGCGGCTCGAAGTTCCGCCCGAAGAGCCTTGCCCCCAGGCGCCACAGGACCTCGCTGAGGGTCCCCACGGGGCACAGCCAGCTGCAGAAGGCCTTCTTCAGGAACAGGCCCAGGGCCAGGATGGCCAGGAAGATGAACAGGCCCGCCGGATGGAGCTCGCAGATGCGGCCGGTGGCGGCCCAGAACTTGAGGCTCAGCAGCGCGCTGATGGGCAGGAACCCCTCCGCCCCGGGCGGATGGGCCCCGCGGCCGTGCATGAAGAGCGCGAACTCGACCCCGATCCAGGCGCACAGGGCCAGGAACGCGGCCTGCACCGCGGCGCGCAGGGGGAAGGGACGCTTCTTCATGCTTCGAGGCTAGCATCGCCCCGGGCCGATTTCGGACTAGTTGATCCGATTTGTGATCTTCGCCACGCCGCTTCTCCCCGGAGCCGCTCCATGCCAAGCTTTCCGATGCAGACATGGAGAGACCGATGACCAACGACAGCCCCCGGGGCGGCGCGCAGCCTGGATTCCCGAGCAGCTTCTGGACCGCCAACGGCACCGAGCTCTGCGAGCGCGCCGCCTACTACGCCATGGCCAGCTTCGTGGTCCTCTATCTGGGCCAGCTGGGCTTCGGGGCCTACTGGCCCAGCTTCCTGAACAGCTCCGTGCTGTGGTTCCTGGTGTACTTCCTGCCCATCCTCTCGGGCTCCCTGGCGGACCAGTACGGCTTCAGGAGGTCCCTGCTGGTGGCCTTCGTGCTGCTGGCCATCGCCTACTTCCTCATGGGCTATCCGGTGTGGTTCGGGGGGGCGAAGCTGGCCTCCGTGTTCTCCTCCGAGGTGACCGTGGGCTGGCGCACTGCCGTGCCCATCGTCGGCGGCGTGGTCATGATCGGCCTGGGCGGAAGCATCGTGAAGCCCTGCATCGCCGGCACGGTCCAGAAGACCGCCGGCGCCCGCAAGACCCTGGGCTTCGCCATCTTCTACATGATCATCAACGTGGGCAGCCTGGTGGGCCGGGGCGTGGCGTTCTTCTTCCGCCGCCGCTTCGACCTGAGCGCGATCTTCGCGGTGTCCATGGCCGCGGCCGCGGTGGCCTTCTTCGTGGTGCTCCTGGTGTACAAGGACCCCGACGTGGAGATGGGCAACACGGAAAGGAAGCCCGCCCGGTCCATGGCCGAGATCCTCCTGGGCATGGTCAAGGTGCTGGGCAGCGGCCGCTTCGCCATGTTCCTGCTGGTATCGAGCGGCTTCTACTTCATCTACAACCAGGTGTACAACCTCCTGCCGCTCTACGTGAAGCGCACCGTCGAACTGACCCCGGCCATGGACATCTACACCATGGCCAACCCCTTCGTCATCGTCACCTGCCAGCTGCTGATCACCATGGCCTTCGGCAAGCTGCCCCCCATCAAGTCCATCATCGTGGGCACGGTGATCATCGGGTTCTCCATGCTCATCAACATCGCGCCGCTCTACATGGCCGGCGGCGTGGGACTGCGGATGATGGACCTGCTCCCGCTGGGCTCCCTCTTCATCGTCCTGACGGTGGCGCTGATCGCCTTCGGCGAGCTGTTCGCGTCCTCCCGCCTCTACGAGTACATCGGCTCCCTCGCCCCCAAGGGCCAGGAGGGGCTCTTCCTGGGCTACGCCAACATCCCCATGGCGGTGGGCGCCCTCGTCGGCGGGCCCGCGGGGGCCTGGCTCTTCAATGCGGTCATGTGCAAGGGTGCCACGAAGCTCCCCAGCGGCCTGCTCAAGCTGGACCCCAGGGCCGCGGCCACCGGGTGGGTGATCCTCACGGGCATCGGCCTGTGCAGCGCGGCGAGCATGTACGCCTACAACGCCTGGCTCAAGCGCCAAGGATAGCCTTCTCCAGCTCCCCCACCACGGCATCCAGCTGGTCCAGGAGCGGCGTCCGGCCCTTCTCCCCCAGGATCTCCACCACGCTCCGGTAGTACCACGCCGTCTCCCCGGGGCCCGCGTTGAAGCGGTCCCAGAGCGCGGACCCGGCCGCGCGCAGGTCCCGCACCAGGGACGAGGCGTTGTGCAGCTTGTCCCCCAGGACGATGAGCCGGGCCCCGGCGCTGGCCACCGCCAGGTGCGCCAGGTAGGCCTCCTTGCGCGCCCGCCAGGGGGGCTTGGGGGTGACCGTGGCGTCGGTGCACTCCAGCACCAGGTCGGCCACCCGGGGGCCGAACCGGGTCCGGATCTCCTCCAGTACCGGCAGCCCCCCGCCGTCCTCCACCGCATCGTGGAGAAGGCACGCGATGGCCACCTCCTCGTCCGCGCCGTGCTCCAGGACCGTCGCGGTCGCCGCCAGCACGTGGGAGACGTAGGGGATCGCGGTCCCCTTCCGGTACTGGCCGGTGTGCACCTGGGCGGCGAAGGCCAGGGCCTCCTGGAACCGCGGGCCAAGGGGGAACGCCATGGGGACTCCGGGGATGCTTCCAGTATGCTGGGGGGTTCGCTTGAAGAAGTGTACAAAATTTTTATATTGATTTGATCCCTTGATGACCCAGATTTCAGGACAGCACCGTACCCACCCAGGCCGTGCATGCTTAATAATAATGCATTTACCAGCATGTCGAACCCTGAAACCAGGGATCCCGGCGGGTCAGCACCATCGGAGATTTATGCTTAATGCATTTGAGACGCGTTTCCTGACGGCGCTGCTCCTGGGACTCCTGATCCACTGCGGCGGGGGCCGCACGGACGTGCCGCTCACGCCCCTGGAACCCCTGGTCACCTCCCAGCCCCAGGACCAGGCCGTCAAGGCCCCCGCCTCCGCCACCTTCGCCGCCACGGTTTCGGGCAACCCCGCCCCGACCTACCAGTGGACCCTGGACGGAGTCCCCATCCCGGGGGCCACCTCGAACACCTACACGACGCCCGGCACCGACTCGAGCATGACCGGCAGGGCCTATGCCCTGGTCGCCACCAACAGCCTCGGGTCGGTCACCAGCGCTCCGGCCGTCCTCACGGTGACCGGCCCCCCGGTCGTCA from Geothrix sp. 21YS21S-2 includes these protein-coding regions:
- a CDS encoding Rrf2 family transcriptional regulator, whose protein sequence is MIGISRQTDYAARLVLHLACLEPGTRVSIPEIARTRLLPAPFTRRLIALLIQAGILQTTRGTLGGVSLARPASEISLLDLLEALEGGVALNDCLNGGEPCVFGPGCTVQRAWGHATTVLP
- a CDS encoding OmpW family outer membrane protein, producing MHRSARLGPRHHRAALNLDVKYAKLGSDVKLAANGAKVSAVQLDPMLIGVGVGYRF
- a CDS encoding 4Fe-4S binding protein produces the protein MKKRPFPLRAAVQAAFLALCAWIGVEFALFMHGRGAHPPGAEGFLPISALLSLKFWAATGRICELHPAGLFIFLAILALGLFLKKAFCSWLCPVGTLSEVLWRLGARLFGRNFEPPRWLDYPLRSLKYLVLLFFLWAAWKMDGPALQGFLYSPFNAAADLRMYLFFARISGTALAVVLVLAALSLAVKNVWCRYLCPYGALLGLLSLASPLRITRSKATCIDCKLCTKACPSRIQVHEATRVGSDECTGCYRCVEACPVKDTLEMRAPGGKAVPRAVFAALVAGLFLAVTGLAMLTGHWRNVLTAEDYQELIRMQDRPAE
- a CDS encoding MFS transporter, which gives rise to MTNDSPRGGAQPGFPSSFWTANGTELCERAAYYAMASFVVLYLGQLGFGAYWPSFLNSSVLWFLVYFLPILSGSLADQYGFRRSLLVAFVLLAIAYFLMGYPVWFGGAKLASVFSSEVTVGWRTAVPIVGGVVMIGLGGSIVKPCIAGTVQKTAGARKTLGFAIFYMIINVGSLVGRGVAFFFRRRFDLSAIFAVSMAAAAVAFFVVLLVYKDPDVEMGNTERKPARSMAEILLGMVKVLGSGRFAMFLLVSSGFYFIYNQVYNLLPLYVKRTVELTPAMDIYTMANPFVIVTCQLLITMAFGKLPPIKSIIVGTVIIGFSMLINIAPLYMAGGVGLRMMDLLPLGSLFIVLTVALIAFGELFASSRLYEYIGSLAPKGQEGLFLGYANIPMAVGALVGGPAGAWLFNAVMCKGATKLPSGLLKLDPRAAATGWVILTGIGLCSAASMYAYNAWLKRQG
- a CDS encoding HD domain-containing protein, producing the protein MAFPLGPRFQEALAFAAQVHTGQYRKGTAIPYVSHVLAATATVLEHGADEEVAIACLLHDAVEDGGGLPVLEEIRTRFGPRVADLVLECTDATVTPKPPWRARKEAYLAHLAVASAGARLIVLGDKLHNASSLVRDLRAAGSALWDRFNAGPGETAWYYRSVVEILGEKGRTPLLDQLDAVVGELEKAILGA